Genomic DNA from Acetilactobacillus jinshanensis:
TAGCCAATTTTATCAGCAATTAATTCAGCATCCTGAAATGATGATACAATCGTTGAAGTGATCGTGGGTTCATTACAGTCATGAACCACTTCGCCAAAACGGAGCGGATTACTAACTAATTTAAGGGCTTCATCAGAAATTCCCACGATCTTAACGTGATATTTGGTTAAAACGCCACGTGCTAACAAGAACTGGGTGATTTTAACGGCTCGTTTTCCACCTAACGTAGGTAAGATTGAATCCGGACGGGCTTTTTTAATGGCCTGGATAACGTTATGAATCGTGATTTTATTAATAAAGACCTGAGACTTATCTAATAAACTTAAGGTTACTGAAAATGCGTTGTCATCAATTACGAATGGTGTAACGTGATGCTTAATTAACTGGGTAATAATCTGAAAACTCGCCGCATCGGATTCATTTTCGTTACCGATGGACGAGGGGCCACTACCAATGATTAAAATTTTCGAATTAGCAGCATTCATTGGTGTCATCTCTTACTTCTGAATGAATGAACGTTTTCAAGAAATTCATCGTATAATTCGGAACTGTCTTTCGGTCCAGGACCACCATTCGGATTAAACTGAACGGAGAATGCGGGATAATCCTGATGATGAAGGCCCTGAATGGAATGATTAATCAAATCAATGTAAGTTACGAATAACGGGGTGTGTCTTAACGACAACGTTGCGATTTGGTAACCCTGATTCTGGGAAACGTGGACCACCTGACCAGTAATAATTCGTTTAACGGGATGATTACTACCAAAATATCCAGCTGGCATGCGACAGGTCTTCGCCCCGTTAGCTCGAGCAAATAACTCATGGCCAAGACCAATTGCAAATAACGGAATTCTGGCCTGGACTTTCTGAATCATCTTTAATACTGATCTAGGAACGTTTTCAGGTGAACCAGGTCCGGTTGATAGAACCACTCCGTCAGGATCTAAATTAAAAATCTGTTGCGCAGTAGTATCCCAAGGAACCACGGTGACGTTACATTGTCGCTGAGTTAACGCACCTAATAAATTACTCTTTAAACCAAAGTCAACGACCAGAATATTATACCCAGTCCCTGGATCTTGGTAAGCTTTCGGTGTTGCAACTTGGGCGACCTGCTGATGGTTAATAACGGTCGCATGCAGTTGGTCAAAGGCATGTTTATCATTAACGTCAACGATACTGGCCATCATTGAACCGTGCTTCTGAATGTGTTTGGTGATTTCACGAGTATCTAAGCCACAGATCCCAGGAATGTTGTTTTGTTTCATAAATTCATCCAGGGATAAACGGTGGTTTCGGTTAGTGGAAATATTAGCGTATTCACGAACGATGATCCCTTTGGTATGGGGCTGAATCGACTCGTAGCTTTTATCATTAATTCCGGTGTTACCAACTGACGGTTGAGTAAAAACAATAATTTGGCCATAATAAGCCGGGTTAGTCATTGATTCTTGATAACCTAGCATGTTTGAATTAATGGCCAATTCACCTGTTGTCGTGGCGTCTGAGCCAAAGCCGTAGCCACGATAAGAAGTCCCGTCAGCTAAAATCAGGTATCGATAGCCCATCATAACGATCACCTACATTAATGAATGATTTCAACGGCATCCCGATGATCCTTTTCCATTACGGAAACTCGAATCCGTTCTTTTCTGGAACTAGGAATGTTTTTACCAACGAAGTCAGCACGGATTGGTAATTCACGATGGCCACGATCAACCAGAACGGCTAAACGAACGGTTCGGGGCCGGCCCAATTCGGATAAGGCACTTAAGGCCGCTTTAACGGTTCGGCCGGTATATAAAACGTCATCAACTAAAACGACGTTCTTCTTTTCGATGGAAACCGACTTATTATCAGGGACGACGTTAGGATCCTTATGGGAGCTATCGTGATCAATATCGTCACGATATTTAGTGACGTCAAGGCTGGTAACCGGAACTTTAGCCTTTTCGAGCCGATCAAGACGCTTGGCGATTCGCTTAGCTAAGTAAACACCGCGAGTCTTGATACCAATTATCATTAGGTCTTTAATCCCTTTATTACGTTCGATAATTTCGTACGTAATTCGAGTTAAAGCTCGTTGCATAGCCATTTTATCCATAATTAATTTCCGCATTCTGCTACCTCCGTTTTTAGATTGAATTCGTCAGAATTAATAATTCTGCTTACCACAATACTTCTGTCGTCTTAACTTGTCTAATACCTGTCGAAAAATTACTGGCATTTGCACAGTAAAAATTAGTAACTTTCCGGTTCGGGGATGATGAAAGCCCAATTTCCAAGCGTGAAGAAACTGACCATGGCCCTTGATCGTTTTGCGAGGTCCATATAACGGGTCGCCAACTAACGGATGACCAATGTACTTCATATGAACTCGGATTTGGTGAGTCCGACCAGTTTCTAGCCGGCAAGCAATCAACGTGTACTTACCGAATCGTTCCAGAACTTTATAATGCGTTACGGCATGCCGACCGTCACTAACGACGGCCTGTTTTTTACGATTCCGTCTAGACCGTCCCAGTGGCGCATCAACGGTGCCACCCTTTTCTTTAATGTTACCGTGCACTAGGGCAATATATTCACGGACGTTGGTCTTATGACGAAGCTGATCAGATAACGAATAATGAGCAAGATTGTTTTTAGCCACCATTAATAAACCTGACGTATCTTTATCGATTCGGTGAACGATTCCAGGTCGATACGTTCCGTTAATGTTGGATAGTGGTGTGTGATATAGTAACGCGTTAACTAAGGTATGATCCGGATGTCCTGGAGCGGGATGGACGACCATCCCCTGTGGCTTATTAACCACCAAGACGTCGCGATCTTCATAGATAATGTCTAACGGGATCTTTTCGGGAACCAGACTTAGTTTTTTAGGTGCCGGAATCTTCACGGTAATTTTGTCATGAGCTTTAACCTTATACTTCGGTTTGGTCAACTTACCGTTGACCCAAACTAGGTGCTTGTCGATTAACTTCTTAATTCGGGATCGGCTCAACTTACTGATCATTTCGGAAACGACTTTATCAATTCGGCCCCGTTGAGTTGTAATTACTAAGTGCTTAATCGTCATTTAATCACGTTTCCTTAAGGGTTTATTAAAGCCAATCAGGATCATTAACAGGATTACACCAACCGTTAATGCTGAATCGGCAACGTTAAAGATCGGAAAGTTGATAAAATCGGTCTGGATCATGTCAATTACGTAACCATGAACGATTCGGCTGATTAAATTACCGCAAGCGCCGGCGATAAACAACGTAATGGCCGTTTCGTAACCAAAGTCGTAACGGCATTTCCATAGATAATAGCCTGCGATAGCAATTGCAACAATCCCGATGATTACGAAGAACCCCCGACTACCGGTGAACATACTCCATGCGGCACCGGTATTTTTAACGTTCGTAATTGATAAAAAATCTGGAATAAATTCATGTTCACTTAAAGTTTTGATATTATTTACGATCCAGAATTTTGAAAACTGATCAGCACCTAAAATCGCAATAAATAAAATGATTGCGTAGTAGATCCACATAAATTATCTGTTCACCGCTTTTATAATTTGATTGATCTTCTTAAGATCTCTAGGAAATAAACTGTACTGGTATTTCTTACCATTCTTTTCAATTGTCATGGTGTACTTACTGAATGAAACACGGTCCGAATTGTGATCAATGTTAAATCGACGCCACTGACGACCAAACATATTTTTAATAATAAT
This window encodes:
- a CDS encoding carbamoyl phosphate synthase small subunit, which translates into the protein MGYRYLILADGTSYRGYGFGSDATTTGELAINSNMLGYQESMTNPAYYGQIIVFTQPSVGNTGINDKSYESIQPHTKGIIVREYANISTNRNHRLSLDEFMKQNNIPGICGLDTREITKHIQKHGSMMASIVDVNDKHAFDQLHATVINHQQVAQVATPKAYQDPGTGYNILVVDFGLKSNLLGALTQRQCNVTVVPWDTTAQQIFNLDPDGVVLSTGPGSPENVPRSVLKMIQKVQARIPLFAIGLGHELFARANGAKTCRMPAGYFGSNHPVKRIITGQVVHVSQNQGYQIATLSLRHTPLFVTYIDLINHSIQGLHHQDYPAFSVQFNPNGGPGPKDSSELYDEFLENVHSFRSKR
- a CDS encoding RluA family pseudouridine synthase codes for the protein MTIKHLVITTQRGRIDKVVSEMISKLSRSRIKKLIDKHLVWVNGKLTKPKYKVKAHDKITVKIPAPKKLSLVPEKIPLDIIYEDRDVLVVNKPQGMVVHPAPGHPDHTLVNALLYHTPLSNINGTYRPGIVHRIDKDTSGLLMVAKNNLAHYSLSDQLRHKTNVREYIALVHGNIKEKGGTVDAPLGRSRRNRKKQAVVSDGRHAVTHYKVLERFGKYTLIACRLETGRTHQIRVHMKYIGHPLVGDPLYGPRKTIKGHGQFLHAWKLGFHHPRTGKLLIFTVQMPVIFRQVLDKLRRQKYCGKQNY
- the lspA gene encoding signal peptidase II — encoded protein: MWIYYAIILFIAILGADQFSKFWIVNNIKTLSEHEFIPDFLSITNVKNTGAAWSMFTGSRGFFVIIGIVAIAIAGYYLWKCRYDFGYETAITLFIAGACGNLISRIVHGYVIDMIQTDFINFPIFNVADSALTVGVILLMILIGFNKPLRKRD
- the pyrR gene encoding bifunctional pyr operon transcriptional regulator/uracil phosphoribosyltransferase PyrR: MRKLIMDKMAMQRALTRITYEIIERNKGIKDLMIIGIKTRGVYLAKRIAKRLDRLEKAKVPVTSLDVTKYRDDIDHDSSHKDPNVVPDNKSVSIEKKNVVLVDDVLYTGRTVKAALSALSELGRPRTVRLAVLVDRGHRELPIRADFVGKNIPSSRKERIRVSVMEKDHRDAVEIIH